The DNA segment GATTGCAGCCCTGATCGAGCAGGCACATCCTGTGAACTTGAAGGGCTGCATGGTCGCCGTGAACGAGGCTTACGCCGCGCCGGACCAGGTCGTGCAGCCGGGCGACGAGGTGGCGTTCCTGCCCCCCGTGGCGGGAGGAAGCGGCGCAGACGCCGGCACACACTGCGAGATCACGGCCGATCCCCTGCAGCTGGACGCCGCCGACGCCTACCTCGTGAAACCGGAGTACGGCGCGCAGGCGTATTTCGTGGGCACGGTCCGCAGCCCCAACAAGGGGCACGTGGTGGAGTCCATAGAGTACGAGGGATACGCACCGATGGCCGTGAAGGTGATGCACGGCGCGGCGCAGGCAGCCCGCGAGCAGCATGGCGAACTGCGTATCTTCGTGCAGCACCGCGTGGGACGGCTCCAGCCTGGTGAGGCCAGCATTCTGATCGGCGTGGCGAGCCCGCACCGCCGCGCGGCGCTGGAAGCCTGCGACCAGATCATCGAGTACCTGAAGGTGCACGTGCCCGTGTGGAAGCATGAAGCGGACGAGGACGGCGCCCACTGGGTGGACGGGCAGACGGGGCATCCTACCCTGTGATGGCTGAAGGCCTCGCTCTGTTCGGTCTAGGAGGAGGGCGGCACGTGACGCGGACGCTCCTGTGACCCCTGGCGCGGATCACCCGTCTGGCGGGCGAAGGCCTCGAAGGTAAGGTAATAGCGTCCGGCCAGCACGACCATCAGCACGACCACCAGACCCAGCGCGAGCAGCAGCGGCCAGCCGGCCGAACTGCTCAGGATGCTGTTGAACACGAAGTGCAGAGTAATGCTCAGCGCGACGCCCTGCACCACCCACGTCCGGCCCCGCTGCCAGTGCAGGCCGCCCAGCGCGTAGCCCTGCGGGGCGCTGAACAGCGCATGCGCCAGCGTGGTGATGACGGCGTGCCACGTGCCGGCCCGCGCGCCAAACCCCAGCGAATACGTCAGGTTCTCCATCAGCGCGAAGCCCAGCGCAGCGGTCACGGCGTACACCAGGCCGTCCATCGGCTCGTCGAAGGAGGCCTCGGAGATCGCGGTGCTGGCGGCCAGGAACTTGCTGCCCTCCTCGATTCCGGCGGTCAAGAG comes from the Deinococcus metalli genome and includes:
- the moaD gene encoding molybdopterin converting factor subunit 1; translation: MRVKVVFFARLKREIGVEQIELEAPDGADVRAIAALIEQAHPVNLKGCMVAVNEAYAAPDQVVQPGDEVAFLPPVAGGSGADAGTHCEITADPLQLDAADAYLVKPEYGAQAYFVGTVRSPNKGHVVESIEYEGYAPMAVKVMHGAAQAAREQHGELRIFVQHRVGRLQPGEASILIGVASPHRRAALEACDQIIEYLKVHVPVWKHEADEDGAHWVDGQTGHPTL
- a CDS encoding PrsW family intramembrane metalloprotease yields the protein MLLPLLASTALTFAWLWFFVRRDRHPEPLALLARTFGWGMFAWLVAAAFEASLGRVLNSTVLAALLLVALLTAGIEEGSKFLAASTAISEASFDEPMDGLVYAVTAALGFALMENLTYSLGFGARAGTWHAVITTLAHALFSAPQGYALGGLHWQRGRTWVVQGVALSITLHFVFNSILSSSAGWPLLLALGLVVVLMVVLAGRYYLTFEAFARQTGDPRQGSQERPRHVPPSS